One segment of Acidianus sp. HS-5 DNA contains the following:
- a CDS encoding proteasome assembly chaperone family protein, protein MNKLSFEIRESYIPQLAKPSYMIIGLPDAGLVGEIATEFLIEKGGFNEYGEIFSKKYIPPVMHVTNGIAKSPLRVYHNTNAIILHAWTALPASSAYPLADFVIDYAKKYGIDTIISITGVPIPNRLDIEKPAAYWIASEEALSEELSKANLMQKFDDGYIAGPYAPILLEASRNNVRNFVIVVESFLDIPDPEASAVALDIISKYIGFSIDVSSLLKEAEEIRAKIKGLMEQTKKELPSYSSVKPMSYA, encoded by the coding sequence CAGTTAGCCAAACCAAGCTATATGATAATAGGACTACCGGATGCGGGCTTAGTTGGTGAAATTGCAACTGAATTCCTAATAGAGAAAGGAGGATTTAACGAATATGGTGAAATATTTTCGAAGAAATATATTCCTCCAGTAATGCATGTAACTAACGGTATCGCTAAATCGCCTCTAAGAGTATATCATAATACTAATGCCATAATCTTACATGCATGGACTGCGTTACCGGCATCTTCTGCTTATCCATTAGCAGATTTTGTAATAGATTATGCTAAGAAATATGGCATAGATACCATTATTTCTATTACTGGAGTTCCTATACCTAATAGGCTAGACATAGAGAAACCTGCGGCATATTGGATAGCTAGTGAGGAAGCCCTATCAGAAGAATTATCAAAAGCAAACTTAATGCAGAAGTTTGATGATGGTTATATTGCAGGTCCTTATGCTCCAATATTGCTTGAAGCATCAAGAAACAATGTTAGGAATTTCGTAATAGTTGTGGAATCCTTCCTCGATATTCCTGATCCAGAAGCTTCAGCTGTAGCTTTAGATATAATATCTAAATATATAGGCTTCAGCATAGATGTTAGCTCCTTACTTAAGGAGGCTGAGGAAATAAGGGCAAAAATTAAAGGTCTAATGGAGCAGACTAAGAAAGAGTTACCGTCTTATTCGTCAGTAAAGCCAATGAGTTACGCGTGA